From Cronobacter turicensis z3032, the proteins below share one genomic window:
- the valS gene encoding Valyl-tRNA synthetase, translated as MEKTYNPQDIEQPLYEHWEQQGYFKPNGDESQESFCIMIPPPNVTGSLHMGHAFQQTIMDTMIRYQRMQGKNTLWQVGTDHAGIATQMVVERKIAAEEGKTRHDYGRDAFIEKIWEWKAESGGTITRQMRRLGNSVDWERERFTMDEGLSNAVKEVFVRLYKEDLIYRGKRLVNWDPKLRTAISDLEVENRESKGSMWHIRYPLADGAKTADGKDYLVVATTRPETLLGDTGVAVNPEDPRYKDLIGKYVVLPLVNRRIPIVGDEHADMEKGTGCVKITPAHDFNDYDVGRRHQLPMINILTFDGDIRESAEVYDTKGNESDVYSNEIPAQFQKMERFAARKAIVAAVDELGLLQEIKPHDLTVPYGDRGGVVIEPMLTDQWYVRADVLAKPAVEAVENGDIQFVPKQYENMYFSWMRDIQDWCISRQLWWGHRIPAWYDAEGNVYVGRSEEEVRQENNLSADVALRQDDDVLDTWFSSALWTFSTLGWPENTDALRQFHPTSVMVSGFDIIFFWIARMIMMTMHFIKDENGKPQVPFKTVYMTGLIRDDEGQKMSKSKGNVIDPLDMVDGITLDALLEKRTGNMMQPQLAEKIRKRTEKQFPEGIEPHGTDALRFTLAALASTGRDINWDMKRLEGYRNFCNKLWNASRFVLMNTEDQDCGFNGGEKVLSLADRWILAEFNQTVKAYREALDNFRFDIAAGILYEFTWNQFCDWYLELTKPVMNGGSEAELRGTRNTLVTVLEGLLRLAHPIIPFITETIWQRVKVIAGIDADTIMLQPFPAFDASRVDDAALADTEWLKQAIVAVRNIRAEMNIAPGKPLELLLRGCSQDAQRRVNDNRGFLQTLARLESITVLPADDKGPVSVTKIIDGAELLIPMAGLIDKDAELARLAKEVAKIEGEIGRIESKLGNEGFVARAPEAVIAKEREKLAGYHEAKAKLIEQQGVISAL; from the coding sequence ATGGAAAAGACATATAACCCCCAAGATATCGAACAGCCGCTTTACGAGCACTGGGAGCAGCAGGGCTATTTCAAACCCAACGGCGACGAGAGCCAGGAAAGCTTCTGCATCATGATCCCGCCGCCGAACGTCACTGGCAGTTTGCATATGGGTCACGCCTTCCAGCAAACCATCATGGACACCATGATCCGCTACCAGCGCATGCAGGGTAAAAACACCCTGTGGCAGGTCGGCACCGACCACGCCGGTATCGCGACCCAGATGGTCGTCGAGCGCAAAATCGCCGCTGAAGAAGGCAAAACCCGCCACGACTACGGCCGCGACGCCTTTATCGAGAAAATCTGGGAGTGGAAAGCGGAATCCGGCGGCACCATCACGCGCCAGATGCGTCGTCTGGGTAACTCGGTGGACTGGGAGCGCGAGCGCTTCACCATGGATGAAGGCCTCTCCAACGCAGTGAAAGAGGTGTTCGTCCGTCTTTATAAAGAAGATCTGATCTATCGCGGCAAGCGTCTCGTGAACTGGGACCCGAAACTGCGTACCGCCATCTCTGACCTGGAAGTGGAAAACCGCGAGTCGAAAGGCTCCATGTGGCATATCCGCTATCCGCTGGCGGACGGCGCGAAAACCGCCGACGGCAAAGATTACCTGGTCGTCGCCACCACGCGTCCGGAAACCCTGCTGGGCGATACCGGCGTTGCCGTAAACCCGGAAGATCCTCGTTATAAAGATCTGATCGGCAAATATGTCGTGCTGCCGCTGGTTAACCGCCGCATCCCGATCGTCGGCGACGAACACGCCGATATGGAAAAAGGCACTGGCTGCGTGAAGATAACGCCGGCGCACGATTTCAACGACTACGACGTGGGTCGTCGTCATCAGCTGCCAATGATCAACATCCTGACTTTCGACGGCGATATCCGTGAAAGCGCGGAAGTCTATGACACCAAAGGCAACGAATCCGACGTTTACTCAAACGAGATCCCGGCGCAGTTCCAGAAAATGGAGCGCTTCGCCGCGCGTAAAGCGATCGTGGCGGCGGTGGATGAACTCGGCCTGCTCCAGGAGATCAAACCGCACGATCTGACCGTCCCTTACGGCGATCGCGGCGGCGTGGTTATCGAACCGATGCTGACCGACCAGTGGTATGTCCGCGCGGACGTGCTGGCGAAACCGGCGGTGGAAGCGGTAGAAAACGGCGATATCCAGTTTGTGCCGAAACAGTACGAAAACATGTACTTCTCCTGGATGCGCGATATTCAGGACTGGTGTATCTCCCGTCAGCTCTGGTGGGGCCACCGTATCCCGGCCTGGTACGATGCCGAAGGCAACGTCTATGTAGGCCGCAGCGAAGAAGAAGTGCGTCAGGAAAATAACCTGTCCGCGGACGTCGCGCTGCGCCAGGACGACGACGTGCTGGATACCTGGTTCTCCTCCGCGCTCTGGACGTTCTCGACCCTCGGCTGGCCGGAAAACACCGACGCGCTGCGTCAGTTCCACCCGACCAGCGTCATGGTCTCCGGCTTCGATATCATCTTCTTCTGGATTGCCCGCATGATCATGATGACCATGCACTTCATCAAAGATGAAAACGGCAAGCCGCAGGTGCCGTTTAAGACCGTCTACATGACTGGTCTTATCCGCGACGACGAAGGCCAGAAGATGTCCAAATCCAAGGGCAACGTGATTGACCCGCTGGATATGGTTGACGGCATCACCCTGGACGCGCTGCTGGAGAAACGCACCGGCAACATGATGCAGCCGCAGCTGGCGGAGAAAATCCGCAAGCGCACCGAGAAGCAGTTCCCGGAAGGCATCGAGCCGCACGGCACCGACGCCCTGCGCTTTACGCTCGCCGCGCTGGCCTCCACCGGTCGCGACATCAACTGGGACATGAAGCGCCTGGAAGGCTACCGCAACTTCTGCAACAAGCTGTGGAACGCCAGCCGTTTCGTGCTGATGAATACCGAAGATCAGGATTGCGGCTTCAACGGCGGCGAGAAAGTGCTGTCGCTGGCGGATCGCTGGATTCTGGCGGAATTCAACCAGACGGTGAAAGCGTACCGCGAGGCGCTGGATAACTTCCGCTTCGATATCGCGGCGGGCATTCTGTACGAGTTCACCTGGAACCAGTTCTGCGACTGGTATCTGGAGCTGACCAAGCCGGTCATGAACGGCGGTTCGGAAGCCGAGCTGCGCGGCACCCGCAACACGCTGGTGACCGTGCTGGAAGGTCTGCTGCGTCTGGCGCACCCGATCATTCCGTTTATCACGGAAACCATCTGGCAGCGCGTGAAAGTGATTGCCGGTATCGACGCCGACACCATTATGCTCCAGCCGTTCCCGGCGTTTGACGCGTCCCGCGTGGACGACGCGGCGCTGGCGGATACCGAGTGGCTGAAGCAGGCGATCGTCGCCGTGCGTAATATTCGCGCCGAGATGAACATCGCGCCGGGCAAACCGCTTGAATTGCTGCTGCGTGGTTGCAGCCAGGACGCGCAGCGTCGTGTTAACGACAACCGCGGCTTCCTGCAGACGCTGGCGCGCCTTGAGAGCATTACCGTGCTGCCTGCCGATGACAAAGGCCCGGTGTCGGTGACCAAAATCATCGACGGCGCCGAGCTGCTGATCCCGATGGCGGGGCTGATTGATAAAGACGCCGAGCTGGCGCGTCTGGCGAAAGAAGTGGCCAAAATCGAAGGCGAGATCGGCCGCATCGAAAGCAAACTCGGCAACGAAGGCTTTGTGGCCCGCGCGCCGGAAGCGGTTATCGCGAAAGAGCGCGAAAAACTGGCGGGCTATCACGAGGCGAAAGCCAAACTGATAGAACAGCAGGGCGTCATTAGCGCGCTGTAA
- the holC gene encoding DNA polymerase III subunit chi, protein MKNATFYLLDNDDTVDGLNAVEQLVCDVAAARWRAGKRILIACVDEAQATRIDEALWKRDPDSFVPHNLAGEGPRGGAPVEIAWPQKRGSSPRELLISLLPEFAAFATAFYEVVDFVPYDESQKQLARERYKAYRAAGFHLTTATFTAPGTTQ, encoded by the coding sequence ATGAAGAACGCAACGTTTTACCTGCTGGACAACGACGACACCGTGGATGGCCTGAACGCCGTCGAACAACTGGTGTGCGATGTTGCCGCAGCGCGCTGGCGCGCAGGGAAACGCATCCTGATTGCCTGCGTCGACGAAGCCCAGGCGACCCGCATCGACGAAGCGCTCTGGAAGCGCGACCCCGACAGCTTCGTGCCGCATAATCTCGCGGGCGAAGGGCCGCGCGGCGGCGCGCCGGTGGAGATCGCCTGGCCGCAAAAACGCGGCAGCAGCCCGCGGGAGCTCCTGATAAGCCTGCTGCCGGAATTCGCAGCTTTTGCCACTGCTTTCTATGAAGTGGTAGACTTCGTACCTTACGACGAATCCCAGAAACAACTGGCGCGCGAACGCTACAAAGCCTATCGCGCCGCCGGTTTCCACTTGACCACGGCCACCTTCACGGCGCCCGGAACGACACAGTAG
- the pepA gene encoding Probable cytosol aminopeptidase, producing MEFSVKSGSPEKQRSACIVVGVFEPRRLSPIAEQLDKISDGYISALLRRGELEGKPGQTLLLHHVPNVLSERILLIGCGKERELDERQYKQVIQKTINTLNDTGSMEAVCFLTELHVKGRNTYWKVRQAVETAKETLYSFDQLKTNKSEPRRPLRKMVFNVPTRRELTSGERAIQHGLAIASGIKAAKDLGNMPPNICNAAYLASQARQLADSFSKNVVTRVIGEQQMKELGMHSYLAVGEGSQNESLMSVIEYKGSSEPDARPIVLVGKGLTFDSGGISIKPSEGMDEMKYDMCGAAAVYGVMRMVAELNLPVNVTGILAGCENMPGGRAYRPGDVLTTMSGQTVEVLNTDAEGRLVLCDVLTYVERFDPEVVIDVATLTGACVIALGHHITGLMSNHNPLAHELIGASEQAGDRAWRLPLADEFQEQLESNFADMANIGGRPGGAITAGCFLSRFTRKYNWAHLDIAGTAWRSGKAKGATGRPVALLSQFLLNRAGFNGEE from the coding sequence GCCCTGCTGCGTCGCGGTGAGCTGGAGGGCAAACCGGGCCAGACCTTGTTGCTTCATCACGTTCCAAATGTGTTGTCAGAACGTATCCTTCTGATCGGCTGCGGCAAAGAGCGCGAGCTGGATGAACGTCAGTATAAGCAGGTGATTCAGAAAACCATCAATACTCTGAATGATACCGGCTCCATGGAAGCGGTCTGCTTCCTGACCGAGCTGCACGTCAAAGGCCGCAACACGTACTGGAAAGTGCGCCAGGCGGTAGAAACGGCGAAAGAGACGCTCTATAGCTTCGATCAACTGAAGACGAATAAGAGCGAGCCGCGCCGTCCGCTGCGCAAAATGGTGTTCAACGTGCCTACCCGCCGTGAACTCACCAGCGGCGAGCGCGCTATCCAGCACGGTCTGGCGATCGCCTCCGGCATTAAAGCCGCTAAAGATCTGGGCAATATGCCGCCGAACATCTGTAACGCCGCGTACCTCGCCTCTCAGGCGCGCCAGCTGGCGGATTCCTTCAGCAAAAACGTCGTCACCCGCGTGATTGGCGAGCAGCAGATGAAAGAGCTGGGGATGCACTCCTACCTCGCGGTCGGCGAAGGCTCGCAGAATGAATCGCTGATGTCGGTGATTGAATATAAAGGCAGCAGCGAGCCGGACGCCCGGCCGATTGTGCTGGTGGGCAAAGGGCTGACCTTTGACTCCGGCGGCATCTCGATTAAACCGTCCGAAGGGATGGACGAGATGAAATATGACATGTGCGGCGCGGCGGCGGTATATGGCGTGATGCGCATGGTGGCCGAGCTGAACCTGCCGGTGAACGTAACTGGCATTCTGGCGGGCTGTGAAAACATGCCTGGCGGACGCGCGTATCGTCCGGGCGACGTGCTGACGACGATGTCCGGCCAGACCGTGGAAGTGCTGAACACCGACGCCGAAGGCCGTCTGGTGCTGTGCGATGTGCTGACGTATGTGGAGCGCTTCGATCCGGAAGTAGTCATCGACGTGGCGACCCTTACCGGCGCCTGCGTGATTGCGCTGGGCCATCACATTACCGGCCTGATGTCGAACCACAATCCGCTCGCGCATGAGCTTATCGGCGCGTCCGAGCAGGCGGGCGACCGTGCGTGGCGTCTGCCGCTGGCGGACGAGTTCCAGGAGCAGCTGGAGTCGAATTTCGCGGATATGGCGAATATCGGCGGTCGTCCTGGCGGGGCTATCACCGCCGGGTGCTTCCTGTCGCGCTTCACGCGCAAATATAACTGGGCGCACCTGGATATCGCCGGTACCGCATGGCGCTCCGGCAAAGCCAAGGGCGCCACCGGTCGCCCGGTCGCGTTGCTCTCGCAGTTCCTGTTGAACCGCGCCGGGTTTAACGGCGAAGAGTAA